CACCGAGGCCGGCAACAGGACCAATGCCAGCGCCGCAACGCCCACCAGCGCGGGCATCAACACCAGGGTGGCCAGCGGGTGACGGGGCAGCAGCCACCCGGCTACCAGCGTGCCGACAAAGTTGGCCACGCCAAACCCCAGCAGCATCAGCGACAGCCCTTGCGGCCCAATGCCGGTCGTGCCTTCGAGAAATGGCCGAATATAGGTGAACATCGCGAAGTGGCCGCTGTGCACCAGCACACAACCCAACATGCCCACGGCGATACCCGGGCGCTGCAACACCTCAAGCACCGTACGCAGGCGTGCCGGCCGACGCGGCGCAAGGCTCGGCAGCGTGAACGACTGGAACGCCAAGGTCACCACGCCTACCGCCGCCGCGGCAAAGAACGCGCTGCGCCAGCCATAGAGCCCACCCAGGAAACTGCCCAGCGGTACCGCAACCACCGTCCCGATGGCAATGCCACTGAAAATGATCGAAAGCGCTCGCGGCAACAAAGCACCCGGTACCAAGCGCATCGCCACCGCCGCCGCCATGCTCCAGAACCCGCCAAGGGCGATGCCCAGCAAGATACGCATCACCAACAGCACGGCGAAACTGGAGGAAATGGCCACCAGCAGGTTGGAGGCGATCATCAAGGTGGAAAACCCCAGCAGCACCCAGCGGCGATCGATACTGCGGGTCAGGCCCGGCACCAACAGGCCGGCAAACAGCGCCACCACGGCGGTCACCGTTACCGCCTGGCCGGCCAGCGCTTCGGACACCCCCAGCTCAGTCGCCATCGGCGTCAACAAGCTGGCCGGAAGGTACTCGGCGGTCAGCAACCCGAACACGCCCATGGCCAGCGAGAAGACGGCCATCCACGCGGGGGTTGCAGGTTCTGCATCCGGCCCGGCGCCAGAACGGCTGTCGGGTACGGCGTTGCATACAAGGTCAGTCATTGCACGGATCTCCCAATCTTTATGGCGACCCGCAGTCTAGGCGCGACGATCTGGATGATCTATGATCGAAAACCTCGATTTATTGACTGAAACACCTGAACAATGCCGACAGATCAATTTGCGCTCTCCTCCGATCTCATCAACGAGCTGTTGCGCGGTATGCGCCTGCGCGGTGTCGAGTACCGGCGTATCCAGGCGGGCCCGGCCTTCGGCTTGGGCTTCGCTGCCAAGCCTGGGCATGCCTGGTTCCACTTCCTGGCGGTCGGCGACGCGGTGCTGCGCATGGAGGACGGCACAACCTATGCGCTGTCAGCCGGCAACGCCGTGTTCATCTCCCATGGCGCGGCTCATCAACTGCTCTCGCATACGGACGCACCTGTTCAGGACATCGACCTCCTGGACGGCGAGCCCCTCGGCGACACGGTCAGCGCGGTGGACACCGGAACCGATGCCGGCCCCACGCCGACCACGCTGGTGTTCAGTGGCTGCATGGAATTCGAATTGGGCAGCCTGCATGGCCTTGGCAAACTGATGCCGGGCCTTATGCTGATTGATGCCGGCGGCCAGCGTTACCCCGGGCTGGTGCCTATCCTCAGCACCATGGAGCGCGAGGTCAGCGCCGCGCGCGTCGGCTTCGCCGGCATCCTCGCGCGACTGGCCGACGTGGTCGCCGCCATGGTCGTCCGCGGCTGGGTCGAATGCGCCTGCGGCAATGCCTCCGGCCTGGTCGCCGCCCTGCGCGATCCGCGCCTGGCAGGTGCGCTGCTGGCGCTGCATCAGCAACCGGGGCGCGACTGGACCGTCGAGCAATTGGCGGAGCAATGCAATACGTCCCGCTCGGTGTTTGCGGAGCGTTTTCAACTGACGATTGGCATGACCCCGCTGCGCTACGTCACCGAAGTGCGAATGCGGCTTGCCAGCCAGTGGCTGACGCTGGAAAGGCTGCCGATTGAAGAGGTGGCGCAGCGTTTGGGCTATACGTCTCAGGCGGCGTTCAGTCGGGCGTTCAAGCGTGTTACGGGTAACACGCCTGGGTTGAGTCGCAGGTTAAGACAGTCTGCGGTGTCCTGAAAGCCCATGTAAGGAACAGCATCAGGTGATGCCACCGCTTACATCCGGTGATGTTCCAGCAAGAAGTCCACGAACAACCGCACTCGCGCCGGCATGGCCGGGCCACCTACGAACACCGCATGGATCGGTTCCCGGTCGCCGGGGTTCCAGGCTTCCAGCAGCGGTACCAGGTCGCCGCGCCGCAGATCCTCGCTCACGCTGAACTCGCCGATGCGCGCAATGCCGGCCCCTACGCGCGCGAGTTGTGCCAACGCTTCACCACTGCTGCATTCGATGTTGCCGCTGACCTTCAGAGAAAACCCTCTTGCATCGCGGATGAACGGCCAGTTGGGTTCAGCCCGCCGGAAGTTGAAGCGCAGGCAGTTGTGCCCCAGCAGGTCCTCCGGTTCCAGCGGGATGCCGTGACGCTGCAGGTACTCGGGTGATGCCACCACTACCTGGCCGATTTCACCAATCTTGCGCGCGGTCAGCGGGCTGTCGGGTAGATGGCCAAAGCGTACCGCCACGTCGGCCTGCCCGCCGAGGATGTCGACCACTTCGTCGCCGAGGGTGAGGTCGACGACGATGTTCGGATAACGCGCGCTAAAAGCGGCCACCAACGGAACGATGGCCTGCCGCCCATGGCCAAGGGCGGCGCTGACCCGCAGCCGGCCCCTGGGTACGCCCTGGTCGGCGATAGCTTCTTCGACCTCCGCCATGTCGGCCAGGATACGCCGCGCACCGCGCAGGAACGCCTCGCCCTCGGCGGTGAAAGTAATCGATCGGGTGGTACGCAACAGCAGGCGGGTACCAAGACGTTGTTCGGTACGCGCGATGATCCGGCTGACCGCCGAGGGTGTGAGCCCCAATGCACGAGCGGCGGCCGACAGGCTGCCCTCCTGAGCCACGGTGACGAACACGCCCATTTCACCTGACCTGCCGTTGAAGTCCACTTGTGCTCCCTGCGCAAAGGTGATTGCCAAAAATACCATCTACTAAGTTGAAAGACTGGATCGTAGCATTGACGGCACAGATGAGGAGCCTTTCATGCGTATCAATCCCCCCCTTGTTGCACTCTCCATCGGTGCCTTTGGCATCGGCGTGACCGAGTTCGCCCCCATGGGCATGTTGCCGGGCATCGCTGCGGATCTGGGCGTTTCGATTCCCGCCGCCGGTCTGTTGGTCAGTGCTTACGCCTTGGGCGTACTGCTCGGCGCGCCGCTGATGACGTTGACCACCGGCAGGATTCCCCGGCGCTATCTGCTGATCGGGCTCATGGCGATTTTCACCCTGGGTAACCTGATGTCAGCCCTGGCCACCGATTACTACAGCCTCATGGTCGCCAGGGTGGTGACCTCACTGAACCACGGTGCGTTCTTTGGCGTGGGCTCTATCGTCGCGGCCAGCGTGGTCGCGCCGGAGAAACGTGCCGGGGCGGTTGCGGCAATGTTCATGGGGCTGACCCTGGCGACCATCGGCGGTGTGCCACTGGCCGCCTGGTTTGGCGAACTGTTCGGCTGGCGTACCGCGTTCTGGGGGATTACCGGTCTGGGTGTGATGACGATGGCCGCGTTGTGGTTCGCCCTGCCCAACCTGCAGATGCCCAAAAGCCTCGGTGTACTGGCTGAAGTTCGAGTACTGGGCCGTGGCCCGGTACTGGGCGCGTTGGCCCTGACCGTGGTCGGCTCGGGTGCAATGTTTACCGTCTTCACCTACATTGCGCCGATCCTCAGCAATGAGACCCATGCCTCCACTGCTTACATCACCGCCATGCTCGTGCTGTTCGGCGTGGGGTTGACGCTGGGCAACATGTGGGGCGGCAAGGCCGCCGACCGCTCGATAGATCGCACCTTGATCGTTTCGCTGAGCGTGTTGATCGTCGTCTTGCTGGCGTTCACCGTACTGATGCGTTGGCCACTGCCGGCCGCCATTGCCATCCTGATATGGGGCATCGCCAGCTTCGCCCTGGTGCCGCCGCTGCAGATGCGCGTCATGGAAGCGGCCAAGGACGCGCCCAACCTGGCCTCGGCGGTGAACATCGGCGCCTTCAACTTAGGCAATGCGATTGGCGCCGCGCTGGGCGGAGCGGTGATCAACGCCGGGATGGGTTATCCGGCGATTTCCCTGGCAGGAGCGGCAATGGCGGGTCTGGGACTGTTGATGGCGTTGGCTTTTGCCTGGCGTTCCAGGACGATTGCGACTGCGGTGGTGTGACCTTGGTGTCACCTCCTCCGTAATCCACTTTGTAGTGAGCGGGCTTGCCCCGCGCTGGGCTGCGAAGCAGCCCCGAATATAGACGCCGTAGTGTTCCAGATAAATCCCGGTCGCCTGGTTTAGGGCTGCTTCGCAGCCCAGCGCGGGGCAAGCCCGCTCACTACAGGGATTTTCAGCCGTGAAGGCTGTGTAGGAAAGCCTGAGACGTGTCCTACACCGAACTTCAGCACCTTGCCGCATTGCCTACAGTTGCGTCAGAATCCGCTGGCTTGTGCGCTTGAGTGGGCGTCTCTAAGGTGGCTCGGTCACTGACAATTCAGTGATCGGGTTTAGTAGCCCGAGTGACAACATAAAGTGCATGAGCTTCATCAATCAGATGTTCTTGTCTGTGCTTGATGGTGGCTGTGCGCAGGGCGCCCACGGGCGCGCCGGCTTTGTGTGTTTCCCCGGTCTACTAACCTGCGTCCAGCCGCCACCCTTTCGTTTAGTAGCGAAAAGGTGCTGGCCCTAAAACAGGTACAACACACATGTTCAAAGTCACGCCTAACCCTCCAAACGGCCCCGACCTGAAACTGAATCAGGCGGCGCATCGTGCGATTGACCACTACCTCAACACCGGCACCGAACCGCCAGTGCCACCTCCCCCACCCTCGACAACGCTGTTCAGCGTTGCGGACGATGCCAGCAGTGAAACGCTGATTGCCAATAGCTATGAAACCTTTTCTTCGGTGACCACGCTGCTGCTTGACCTGTCGGATGAGCTGACGGGAAAACAGCGGGATGTCGCGTTGGCGATTCACCAATTGAGTGAACTGGGGGTGTTGCTGGTGGACAAGTTGATGGAGCGCGAAGGCGCTGGAGCGGGTGGCTAACGTTTCGCGAACCCGATAGGTCGCCGAGTCGCAGTGACCATTGTTACGAGGACTCGGCGATTTGCCTGCGGTTAGCCGAGCGCTGGCCCAGGTTGTCGATCATCATCGATTTCGAGTTACCGCTTGTCCAGGAGGGTGTAGTCAAGCATGCCAATCAACCCTTGCTGTGCTTGGCCTCCAGCTTGTTGAACGTCACCTGCCCGCCTTCGGTCTTGGAGCCGGTGTTATCCAAGGTGTATACCCCAGCCTTGAAGTACAGCTGTTTGTTCTGCCAGCTTTTGCTGAGTTGCTTGCCCCACCGATATCCTTGCGAACTCACATGCAGATAGCCCGCCGAGCTCAAGCGAACCTCGTAGGTGAACCGCTCGTTCAGCTCGACATCCTCGGCCACCACCACCTTGGTGTCTGTGCTGCCCGGCTTGAGGCGATAGTTGGCAATCACGCTGCCGGTCTTCCTGGCCTTGTCATAGACATACTCGACCTTCAGCAGCGGGCCATTGCCCTGGTAGATATGAATCTGCCCGATCACTACCCTGCCTTCCGACGGCACCTGGTTAACTGACAGGCTGGCCGTCATCCGGTGATCGGCTTCGGGGTACGTCCAATTGCGCAGTTCACCGCTCTTGTAGGTCTCGCGAAGTTCGCTACGTGGAAACTCGGAGTTGGATGTCGTCCCGCCCGTCACCGGCGCCCAGAAAAACAGCGTATTGCCGGAGCGGAAATACGAATCCGAGTAACCGTCCACCAGGCGCGACGTGTCGATGACTCGGGCAGGCGCGCCGACCGGGATGGTCAGATTCCAAGTGCTTAGATCGATCATGGGACGGGCTCTCTGATAGGTCGTGGTTTGATTGCAGGTATAGCGAAAGCCTTTTCGACAGGGCTTTTGCTGCGCCGCGCCAACGCTGATGGACTTCCCTAGAAGGGTCATGAAGACCAAAAATTTAACATTGCCCATGTTTAACATAAAAAATGATCAATCAGACCGCAACCTCAGGGGGTTTCCCCTGACTACGGCGTTGATTGAGCGAAGTTAGACATTTACCTTGCGCTGTCCCATGTGCTGGCCTCTCCAGAGGGCGATCGATACGGATTGGTGGATCAGGCATTGGCCCAACTCGGAAAGCAACGCACCCTGGCGCTGACACTGCCGCAGATGTTTGCGGTGCCGGCCATCGTCGCCTCTTCCCACATGACCGCCACGGTACTGAAGCGGATCGAGGGAGATGATTGAGAAGGTCGCGGCTGAGCTCTGACAGTCATGCAGCGGTGGGTCCAGACTTACCAGTCGATGAATTACGTCAGACGAAAAACCCTGTCGAAACGGGTCGTAAGTCGGAGGGCGGCGTGTAGATGATCCTGCCTGAACCACAAGTCACGACTTCCGCGAAGTTCGATCAGGCTGGTACATGGAATCCACTTTGTAGTGAGCGGGCTTACTCGCTCACTACAAGAAATTTTTCAGCCTTGAAATACGTGTAGGAAAGCCTAAGACGTGTCCTACGCCGAACTTCAGCACCTTGCCGCATTGCCTACAGTTGCGTCAGAATCCGCCGGCTTGTGCGCTTGAGTGGGCGTCTCTAAGGTGGCTCGGTCGCTGACAACTCAGTGATCGGGTTTAGTAGCCCTTGGGTCAATTACACTTAGTGCATGAGCTTCATCTATCAGACGTTCCTATCTGTGCCTGATGGTGGCTGTGCGTAGGGCGCCTTCGGGTGCGCCGGCTTTGTGTAATTCCCCGGTCTACTAACCTGCGTACAGCTGCCACCCTTCTTGTGTAGTAGCGAAAGGGTGGCGGCCCCACTCAGGAATTGCACCATGTTCAAAATAACGCCCAACCCTCCAACCGGTCCCGACCTGAAACTGAATCAGGCTGCGCATCGTGCGATTGATCACTACCTCAACACCGGCACCGAACCGCCAGTGCCACCTCCCCCGCCTTCGACAACGCTATTCAGCGTTGCGGACGATGCCAGCAGTGAAACGCTGATTGCCAATAGCTATGAAACTTTTTCTTCAGTGACCGCGTTGTTGCTTGACCTGTCGGATGATCTGACGGGCAAGCAACGGGATGTGGCGTTGGCGATTCACCAGTTGAGTGAACTGGGGGTGTTGTTGGTGGACAAGTTGATGGCGCGGGAGGGTGCTGGAGCGGGTGGCTAACGTTTCGGACTCGATAGATCGCTGAGGCGTTGTGACCACTATTACGACGGCTCGGCGATTTACCTGCGGGTAAACAATTCCGACTTCTAAGCTCTTGGCAAGGGGACTGTTCTAGTCAAAAAAATCTCCCCTACCGAAAGCAAATATGCGCGAAGGGCTTTCGGCCGATTCTGTTGAAAAAGTCGGCCATGGTTTCCGCGGCAGAAAAGTAAGCGCTTGAGATTGAAATCTTTTATTTTGTGCAGAGGATTTCGG
Above is a genomic segment from Pseudomonas azadiae containing:
- a CDS encoding MFS transporter, with the protein product MTDLVCNAVPDSRSGAGPDAEPATPAWMAVFSLAMGVFGLLTAEYLPASLLTPMATELGVSEALAGQAVTVTAVVALFAGLLVPGLTRSIDRRWVLLGFSTLMIASNLLVAISSSFAVLLVMRILLGIALGGFWSMAAAVAMRLVPGALLPRALSIIFSGIAIGTVVAVPLGSFLGGLYGWRSAFFAAAAVGVVTLAFQSFTLPSLAPRRPARLRTVLEVLQRPGIAVGMLGCVLVHSGHFAMFTYIRPFLEGTTGIGPQGLSLMLLGFGVANFVGTLVAGWLLPRHPLATLVLMPALVGVAALALVLLPASVPGQAVLLAVWGLAFGGVPVAWSNWVASAVPDQAESAGGMVVASVQSAIATGAAAGGAMFSLGGSAGVFVAAAVLMLLAALLIALRVRVPSAHGAARDRPALHL
- a CDS encoding AraC family transcriptional regulator; this translates as MPTDQFALSSDLINELLRGMRLRGVEYRRIQAGPAFGLGFAAKPGHAWFHFLAVGDAVLRMEDGTTYALSAGNAVFISHGAAHQLLSHTDAPVQDIDLLDGEPLGDTVSAVDTGTDAGPTPTTLVFSGCMEFELGSLHGLGKLMPGLMLIDAGGQRYPGLVPILSTMEREVSAARVGFAGILARLADVVAAMVVRGWVECACGNASGLVAALRDPRLAGALLALHQQPGRDWTVEQLAEQCNTSRSVFAERFQLTIGMTPLRYVTEVRMRLASQWLTLERLPIEEVAQRLGYTSQAAFSRAFKRVTGNTPGLSRRLRQSAVS
- a CDS encoding LysR family transcriptional regulator, giving the protein MDFNGRSGEMGVFVTVAQEGSLSAAARALGLTPSAVSRIIARTEQRLGTRLLLRTTRSITFTAEGEAFLRGARRILADMAEVEEAIADQGVPRGRLRVSAALGHGRQAIVPLVAAFSARYPNIVVDLTLGDEVVDILGGQADVAVRFGHLPDSPLTARKIGEIGQVVVASPEYLQRHGIPLEPEDLLGHNCLRFNFRRAEPNWPFIRDARGFSLKVSGNIECSSGEALAQLARVGAGIARIGEFSVSEDLRRGDLVPLLEAWNPGDREPIHAVFVGGPAMPARVRLFVDFLLEHHRM
- a CDS encoding MFS transporter; translation: MRINPPLVALSIGAFGIGVTEFAPMGMLPGIAADLGVSIPAAGLLVSAYALGVLLGAPLMTLTTGRIPRRYLLIGLMAIFTLGNLMSALATDYYSLMVARVVTSLNHGAFFGVGSIVAASVVAPEKRAGAVAAMFMGLTLATIGGVPLAAWFGELFGWRTAFWGITGLGVMTMAALWFALPNLQMPKSLGVLAEVRVLGRGPVLGALALTVVGSGAMFTVFTYIAPILSNETHASTAYITAMLVLFGVGLTLGNMWGGKAADRSIDRTLIVSLSVLIVVLLAFTVLMRWPLPAAIAILIWGIASFALVPPLQMRVMEAAKDAPNLASAVNIGAFNLGNAIGAALGGAVINAGMGYPAISLAGAAMAGLGLLMALAFAWRSRTIATAVV
- a CDS encoding DUF6124 family protein, with the translated sequence MFKVTPNPPNGPDLKLNQAAHRAIDHYLNTGTEPPVPPPPPSTTLFSVADDASSETLIANSYETFSSVTTLLLDLSDELTGKQRDVALAIHQLSELGVLLVDKLMEREGAGAGG
- a CDS encoding polysaccharide lyase family 7 protein, with the protein product MIDLSTWNLTIPVGAPARVIDTSRLVDGYSDSYFRSGNTLFFWAPVTGGTTSNSEFPRSELRETYKSGELRNWTYPEADHRMTASLSVNQVPSEGRVVIGQIHIYQGNGPLLKVEYVYDKARKTGSVIANYRLKPGSTDTKVVVAEDVELNERFTYEVRLSSAGYLHVSSQGYRWGKQLSKSWQNKQLYFKAGVYTLDNTGSKTEGGQVTFNKLEAKHSKG
- a CDS encoding DUF6124 family protein; translation: MFKITPNPPTGPDLKLNQAAHRAIDHYLNTGTEPPVPPPPPSTTLFSVADDASSETLIANSYETFSSVTALLLDLSDDLTGKQRDVALAIHQLSELGVLLVDKLMAREGAGAGG